In Brachypodium distachyon strain Bd21 chromosome 2, Brachypodium_distachyon_v3.0, whole genome shotgun sequence, one genomic interval encodes:
- the LOC100832632 gene encoding uncharacterized protein LOC100832632 isoform X5, with product MLKNMLPHLKCKLILGMLMPAQDMPENRLKNVEYSSESSCLDWARSTCTSVYHPLKSHLWTASTLTMNNDKLRRRRMMLIRAAASVASCMVTLYVQSRPKRKKESVAYGPIEERDKNRIAFLNNQIYKDDITCLRTLRLMRAPFFRLCQVLRERSLLHDTIHISIEEQVAMFLITVGHNLRNREVGAIFNRSGEPVSRYFGLVLHAIGELRDELIRPPSLETPTKIAGNPRWDPYFKDCVGAIDSTQIQASVSKNMEAAFCGKKSSAGQNVIAAIDFDLRFTYVLAGCDASAHDDAVLMDAIECENGLRVPEGKFYLVDAGYGAKPGFLPPFCGVRYYLNEWGNNPAQDARELFNLRHSSLRVTVERAFSSLKRRFKILDDAAPFFPPATQTDAVIACVILHNWILSQGTDCFILPESSWAPNSPSSQREQAHDHRHMVEFRQALADKMWEDGQNYEPLVANVTENENVNGESDTFAAAIEEFTLPFPIPKEGINGDSSSSKAPKRAKLNNDDDLIHLMTRLDDLTKAIEKSGSSDTHVPEDLWGNLMHLPGFQEAYLTHYYAHLIENPAIARAFNKLSMSNKMIWVSRHISVSEEENANGESDTFAAAVEEFTLPFPIPKEGNTGDSSSSKAPKRAKLNTDDELIHLMTRLDDLTKAIEKSGSSDTDVPEDLWGNLMVLPGFQEAYLTHYYAHLVENPATATAFNKLSMSNKMIWVSRYISSHLSG from the exons ATGCTGAAGAATATGCTACCACACCTAAAG TGTAAGCTTATTCTGGGGATGCTGATGCCTGCTCAGGATATGCCAGAGAACAGACTGAAGAATGTGGAGTATTCTTCTGAATCTTCTTGTTTGGATTGGGCCCGCAGTACGTGTACGTCTGTGTACCATCCTTTGAAGTCACATCTATGGACCGCCTCTACACTAACT ATGAACAATGATAAGCTTAGAAGGAGAAGGATGATGCTTATAAGGGCCGCTGCATCCGTGGCTTCATGTATGGTTACGTTGTATGTCCAGTCTAGACCaaagaggaagaaagagagTGTTGCCTATGGCCCAATAGAGGAGAGGGACAAGAACAGAATTGCCTTCCTAAATAATCAGATTTACAAGGATGATATAACTTGTCTGAGAACGCTAAGGCTTATGAGGGCTCCTTTCTTCCGCTTGTGTCAAGTTTTGAGGGAGCGCTCTTTGCTCCATGATACCATCCATATATCCATTGAGGAGCAAGTTGCCATGTTCTTGATTACAGTAGGGCACAACCTTAGGAATAGGGAAGTAGGTGCTATTTTTAATAGGTCCGGTGAACCAGTTAGTCGCTATTTTGGACTAGTCCTCCATGCCATAGGTGAGCTAAGGGATGAGCTTATTAGGCCGCCGTCATTGGAGACCCCAACCAAAATTGCTGGCAACCCAAGATGGGACCCATACTTTAAG GATTGTGTTGGAGCCATTGATAGTACACAGATACAAGCTTCTGTCAGTAAAAACATGGAGGCAGCCTTCTGTGGTAAGAAGTCATCTGCAGGACAAAATGTGATCGCGGCCATTGATTTTGACCTTCGCTTCACTTATGTGCTGGCTGGTTGCGATGCGTCTGCACATGATGATGCCGTTTTAATGGATGCAATTGAGTGCGAGAATGGCTTACGTGTTCCTGAAg GTAAATTCTACTTAGTGGATGCTGGATATGGAGCCAAACCTGGATTTCTGCCACCATTCTGCGGGGTGAGATATTACTTGAATGAGTGGGGGAACAACCCTGCGCAAGATGCAAGGGAATTGTTCAATCTTAGGCACTCATCTCTACGAGTGACCGTAGAACGTGCATTCTCATCACTCAAGCGGCGATTTAAAATTCTCGACGATGCAGCCCCATTCTTTCCCCCTGCTACTCAAACAGATGCTGTAATAGCTTGTGTCATCCTCCACAACTGGATTCTTTCCCAAGGCACTGACTGTTTCATTCTACCAGAGAGTTCTTGGGCACCTAATTCTCCTAGTTCTCAAAGGGAGCAAGCACATGACCATAGGCACATGGTTGAGTTCCGACAAGCTCTTGCCGATAAAATGTGGGAAGACGGCCAAAACTATGAGCCTCTTGTTGCCAATGTGACTGAGAATGAAAATGTCAATGGAGAAAGCGACACTTTTGCTGCAGCTATTGAAGAGTTTACACTGCCTTTTCCTATTCCCAAAGAGGGGATCAACGGTGATTCCTCAAGCAGTAAAGCACCGAAAAGGGCCAAGTTAAACAACGACGATGATTTGATACATCTGATGACCCGCCTTGATGACCTTACCAAAGCTATAGAGAAGTCTGGTTCTTCAGATACACATGTCCCCGAAGACCTTTGGGGTAACTTGATGCATCTCCCTGGATTTCAAGAGGCATATCTTACCCATTACTATGCTCATTTAATTGAGAATCCTGCAATTGCTAGAGCATTCAACAAGCTTAGCATGTCTAACAAAATGATTTGGGTTTCTAGACATATTAGCGTGTCTGAGGAAGAAAATGCCAATGGAGAAAGTGACACTTTTGCTGCAGCTGTTGAAGAGTTTACACTGCCTTTTCCTATTCCCAAAGAGGGCAACACTGGTGATTCCTCAAGCAGTAAAGCACCAAAAAGGGCTAAGTTAAACACTGACGATGAGTTGATACATCTGATGACTCGCCTTGATGACCTTACCAAAGCTATAGAGAAGTCCGGTTCTTCAGATACAGATGTCCCTGAAGACCTTTGGGGTAACTTGATGGTTCTCCCTGGATTTCAAGAGGCATATCTTACCCATTACTATGCTCACTTGGTTGAGAATCCTGCAACTGCTACAGCATTCAACAAGCTTAGCATGTCTAACAAAATGATTTGGGTTTCTAGATATATTAGCAGCCACCTTTCTGGGTAG
- the LOC100832632 gene encoding uncharacterized protein LOC100832632 isoform X4 produces the protein MHKYMLRTCLLDQNGPYYPSGQCKLILGMLMPAQDMPENRLKNVEYSSESSCLDWARSTCTSVYHPLKSHLWTASTLTMNNDKLRRRRMMLIRAAASVASCMVTLYVQSRPKRKKESVAYGPIEERDKNRIAFLNNQIYKDDITCLRTLRLMRAPFFRLCQVLRERSLLHDTIHISIEEQVAMFLITVGHNLRNREVGAIFNRSGEPVSRYFGLVLHAIGELRDELIRPPSLETPTKIAGNPRWDPYFKDCVGAIDSTQIQASVSKNMEAAFCGKKSSAGQNVIAAIDFDLRFTYVLAGCDASAHDDAVLMDAIECENGLRVPEGKFYLVDAGYGAKPGFLPPFCGVRYYLNEWGNNPAQDARELFNLRHSSLRVTVERAFSSLKRRFKILDDAAPFFPPATQTDAVIACVILHNWILSQGTDCFILPESSWAPNSPSSQREQAHDHRHMVEFRQALADKMWEDGQNYEPLVANVTENENVNGESDTFAAAIEEFTLPFPIPKEGINGDSSSSKAPKRAKLNNDDDLIHLMTRLDDLTKAIEKSGSSDTHVPEDLWGNLMHLPGFQEAYLTHYYAHLIENPAIARAFNKLSMSNKMIWVSRHISVSEEENANGESDTFAAAVEEFTLPFPIPKEGNTGDSSSSKAPKRAKLNTDDELIHLMTRLDDLTKAIEKSGSSDTDVPEDLWGNLMVLPGFQEAYLTHYYAHLVENPATATAFNKLSMSNKMIWVSRYISSHLSG, from the exons ATGCACAAGTACATGCTGAGAACATGTCTTTTGGACCAGAATGGGCCATATTATCCTTCAGGCCAG TGTAAGCTTATTCTGGGGATGCTGATGCCTGCTCAGGATATGCCAGAGAACAGACTGAAGAATGTGGAGTATTCTTCTGAATCTTCTTGTTTGGATTGGGCCCGCAGTACGTGTACGTCTGTGTACCATCCTTTGAAGTCACATCTATGGACCGCCTCTACACTAACT ATGAACAATGATAAGCTTAGAAGGAGAAGGATGATGCTTATAAGGGCCGCTGCATCCGTGGCTTCATGTATGGTTACGTTGTATGTCCAGTCTAGACCaaagaggaagaaagagagTGTTGCCTATGGCCCAATAGAGGAGAGGGACAAGAACAGAATTGCCTTCCTAAATAATCAGATTTACAAGGATGATATAACTTGTCTGAGAACGCTAAGGCTTATGAGGGCTCCTTTCTTCCGCTTGTGTCAAGTTTTGAGGGAGCGCTCTTTGCTCCATGATACCATCCATATATCCATTGAGGAGCAAGTTGCCATGTTCTTGATTACAGTAGGGCACAACCTTAGGAATAGGGAAGTAGGTGCTATTTTTAATAGGTCCGGTGAACCAGTTAGTCGCTATTTTGGACTAGTCCTCCATGCCATAGGTGAGCTAAGGGATGAGCTTATTAGGCCGCCGTCATTGGAGACCCCAACCAAAATTGCTGGCAACCCAAGATGGGACCCATACTTTAAG GATTGTGTTGGAGCCATTGATAGTACACAGATACAAGCTTCTGTCAGTAAAAACATGGAGGCAGCCTTCTGTGGTAAGAAGTCATCTGCAGGACAAAATGTGATCGCGGCCATTGATTTTGACCTTCGCTTCACTTATGTGCTGGCTGGTTGCGATGCGTCTGCACATGATGATGCCGTTTTAATGGATGCAATTGAGTGCGAGAATGGCTTACGTGTTCCTGAAg GTAAATTCTACTTAGTGGATGCTGGATATGGAGCCAAACCTGGATTTCTGCCACCATTCTGCGGGGTGAGATATTACTTGAATGAGTGGGGGAACAACCCTGCGCAAGATGCAAGGGAATTGTTCAATCTTAGGCACTCATCTCTACGAGTGACCGTAGAACGTGCATTCTCATCACTCAAGCGGCGATTTAAAATTCTCGACGATGCAGCCCCATTCTTTCCCCCTGCTACTCAAACAGATGCTGTAATAGCTTGTGTCATCCTCCACAACTGGATTCTTTCCCAAGGCACTGACTGTTTCATTCTACCAGAGAGTTCTTGGGCACCTAATTCTCCTAGTTCTCAAAGGGAGCAAGCACATGACCATAGGCACATGGTTGAGTTCCGACAAGCTCTTGCCGATAAAATGTGGGAAGACGGCCAAAACTATGAGCCTCTTGTTGCCAATGTGACTGAGAATGAAAATGTCAATGGAGAAAGCGACACTTTTGCTGCAGCTATTGAAGAGTTTACACTGCCTTTTCCTATTCCCAAAGAGGGGATCAACGGTGATTCCTCAAGCAGTAAAGCACCGAAAAGGGCCAAGTTAAACAACGACGATGATTTGATACATCTGATGACCCGCCTTGATGACCTTACCAAAGCTATAGAGAAGTCTGGTTCTTCAGATACACATGTCCCCGAAGACCTTTGGGGTAACTTGATGCATCTCCCTGGATTTCAAGAGGCATATCTTACCCATTACTATGCTCATTTAATTGAGAATCCTGCAATTGCTAGAGCATTCAACAAGCTTAGCATGTCTAACAAAATGATTTGGGTTTCTAGACATATTAGCGTGTCTGAGGAAGAAAATGCCAATGGAGAAAGTGACACTTTTGCTGCAGCTGTTGAAGAGTTTACACTGCCTTTTCCTATTCCCAAAGAGGGCAACACTGGTGATTCCTCAAGCAGTAAAGCACCAAAAAGGGCTAAGTTAAACACTGACGATGAGTTGATACATCTGATGACTCGCCTTGATGACCTTACCAAAGCTATAGAGAAGTCCGGTTCTTCAGATACAGATGTCCCTGAAGACCTTTGGGGTAACTTGATGGTTCTCCCTGGATTTCAAGAGGCATATCTTACCCATTACTATGCTCACTTGGTTGAGAATCCTGCAACTGCTACAGCATTCAACAAGCTTAGCATGTCTAACAAAATGATTTGGGTTTCTAGATATATTAGCAGCCACCTTTCTGGGTAG
- the LOC100832632 gene encoding uncharacterized protein LOC100832632 isoform X1: MASYIVKRYIRDQSQNCHNTCLALLSERIMCISFSWWVSSRALQPISLCIITTSLPIIPMYEVHHPTDLHFQCKLILGMLMPAQDMPENRLKNVEYSSESSCLDWARSTCTSVYHPLKSHLWTASTLTMNNDKLRRRRMMLIRAAASVASCMVTLYVQSRPKRKKESVAYGPIEERDKNRIAFLNNQIYKDDITCLRTLRLMRAPFFRLCQVLRERSLLHDTIHISIEEQVAMFLITVGHNLRNREVGAIFNRSGEPVSRYFGLVLHAIGELRDELIRPPSLETPTKIAGNPRWDPYFKDCVGAIDSTQIQASVSKNMEAAFCGKKSSAGQNVIAAIDFDLRFTYVLAGCDASAHDDAVLMDAIECENGLRVPEGKFYLVDAGYGAKPGFLPPFCGVRYYLNEWGNNPAQDARELFNLRHSSLRVTVERAFSSLKRRFKILDDAAPFFPPATQTDAVIACVILHNWILSQGTDCFILPESSWAPNSPSSQREQAHDHRHMVEFRQALADKMWEDGQNYEPLVANVTENENVNGESDTFAAAIEEFTLPFPIPKEGINGDSSSSKAPKRAKLNNDDDLIHLMTRLDDLTKAIEKSGSSDTHVPEDLWGNLMHLPGFQEAYLTHYYAHLIENPAIARAFNKLSMSNKMIWVSRHISVSEEENANGESDTFAAAVEEFTLPFPIPKEGNTGDSSSSKAPKRAKLNTDDELIHLMTRLDDLTKAIEKSGSSDTDVPEDLWGNLMVLPGFQEAYLTHYYAHLVENPATATAFNKLSMSNKMIWVSRYISSHLSG; this comes from the exons ATGGCCTCATACATCGTAAAGCGCTATATTAGGGACCAATCTCAAAATTGCCACAATACCTGTTTAGCTCTCTTGTCAG AAAGGATTATGTGCATCAGCTTCTCTTGGTGGGTTAGCAGTAGAGCATTACAGCCGATTTCTCTGTGCATCATCACAACTTCTCTACCAATAATTCCTATGTATGAAGTGCACCATCCCACAGATCTCCATTTTCAG TGTAAGCTTATTCTGGGGATGCTGATGCCTGCTCAGGATATGCCAGAGAACAGACTGAAGAATGTGGAGTATTCTTCTGAATCTTCTTGTTTGGATTGGGCCCGCAGTACGTGTACGTCTGTGTACCATCCTTTGAAGTCACATCTATGGACCGCCTCTACACTAACT ATGAACAATGATAAGCTTAGAAGGAGAAGGATGATGCTTATAAGGGCCGCTGCATCCGTGGCTTCATGTATGGTTACGTTGTATGTCCAGTCTAGACCaaagaggaagaaagagagTGTTGCCTATGGCCCAATAGAGGAGAGGGACAAGAACAGAATTGCCTTCCTAAATAATCAGATTTACAAGGATGATATAACTTGTCTGAGAACGCTAAGGCTTATGAGGGCTCCTTTCTTCCGCTTGTGTCAAGTTTTGAGGGAGCGCTCTTTGCTCCATGATACCATCCATATATCCATTGAGGAGCAAGTTGCCATGTTCTTGATTACAGTAGGGCACAACCTTAGGAATAGGGAAGTAGGTGCTATTTTTAATAGGTCCGGTGAACCAGTTAGTCGCTATTTTGGACTAGTCCTCCATGCCATAGGTGAGCTAAGGGATGAGCTTATTAGGCCGCCGTCATTGGAGACCCCAACCAAAATTGCTGGCAACCCAAGATGGGACCCATACTTTAAG GATTGTGTTGGAGCCATTGATAGTACACAGATACAAGCTTCTGTCAGTAAAAACATGGAGGCAGCCTTCTGTGGTAAGAAGTCATCTGCAGGACAAAATGTGATCGCGGCCATTGATTTTGACCTTCGCTTCACTTATGTGCTGGCTGGTTGCGATGCGTCTGCACATGATGATGCCGTTTTAATGGATGCAATTGAGTGCGAGAATGGCTTACGTGTTCCTGAAg GTAAATTCTACTTAGTGGATGCTGGATATGGAGCCAAACCTGGATTTCTGCCACCATTCTGCGGGGTGAGATATTACTTGAATGAGTGGGGGAACAACCCTGCGCAAGATGCAAGGGAATTGTTCAATCTTAGGCACTCATCTCTACGAGTGACCGTAGAACGTGCATTCTCATCACTCAAGCGGCGATTTAAAATTCTCGACGATGCAGCCCCATTCTTTCCCCCTGCTACTCAAACAGATGCTGTAATAGCTTGTGTCATCCTCCACAACTGGATTCTTTCCCAAGGCACTGACTGTTTCATTCTACCAGAGAGTTCTTGGGCACCTAATTCTCCTAGTTCTCAAAGGGAGCAAGCACATGACCATAGGCACATGGTTGAGTTCCGACAAGCTCTTGCCGATAAAATGTGGGAAGACGGCCAAAACTATGAGCCTCTTGTTGCCAATGTGACTGAGAATGAAAATGTCAATGGAGAAAGCGACACTTTTGCTGCAGCTATTGAAGAGTTTACACTGCCTTTTCCTATTCCCAAAGAGGGGATCAACGGTGATTCCTCAAGCAGTAAAGCACCGAAAAGGGCCAAGTTAAACAACGACGATGATTTGATACATCTGATGACCCGCCTTGATGACCTTACCAAAGCTATAGAGAAGTCTGGTTCTTCAGATACACATGTCCCCGAAGACCTTTGGGGTAACTTGATGCATCTCCCTGGATTTCAAGAGGCATATCTTACCCATTACTATGCTCATTTAATTGAGAATCCTGCAATTGCTAGAGCATTCAACAAGCTTAGCATGTCTAACAAAATGATTTGGGTTTCTAGACATATTAGCGTGTCTGAGGAAGAAAATGCCAATGGAGAAAGTGACACTTTTGCTGCAGCTGTTGAAGAGTTTACACTGCCTTTTCCTATTCCCAAAGAGGGCAACACTGGTGATTCCTCAAGCAGTAAAGCACCAAAAAGGGCTAAGTTAAACACTGACGATGAGTTGATACATCTGATGACTCGCCTTGATGACCTTACCAAAGCTATAGAGAAGTCCGGTTCTTCAGATACAGATGTCCCTGAAGACCTTTGGGGTAACTTGATGGTTCTCCCTGGATTTCAAGAGGCATATCTTACCCATTACTATGCTCACTTGGTTGAGAATCCTGCAACTGCTACAGCATTCAACAAGCTTAGCATGTCTAACAAAATGATTTGGGTTTCTAGATATATTAGCAGCCACCTTTCTGGGTAG
- the LOC100832632 gene encoding uncharacterized protein LOC100832632 isoform X2 codes for MSFGPEWAILSFRPERIMCISFSWWVSSRALQPISLCIITTSLPIIPMYEVHHPTDLHFQCKLILGMLMPAQDMPENRLKNVEYSSESSCLDWARSTCTSVYHPLKSHLWTASTLTMNNDKLRRRRMMLIRAAASVASCMVTLYVQSRPKRKKESVAYGPIEERDKNRIAFLNNQIYKDDITCLRTLRLMRAPFFRLCQVLRERSLLHDTIHISIEEQVAMFLITVGHNLRNREVGAIFNRSGEPVSRYFGLVLHAIGELRDELIRPPSLETPTKIAGNPRWDPYFKDCVGAIDSTQIQASVSKNMEAAFCGKKSSAGQNVIAAIDFDLRFTYVLAGCDASAHDDAVLMDAIECENGLRVPEGKFYLVDAGYGAKPGFLPPFCGVRYYLNEWGNNPAQDARELFNLRHSSLRVTVERAFSSLKRRFKILDDAAPFFPPATQTDAVIACVILHNWILSQGTDCFILPESSWAPNSPSSQREQAHDHRHMVEFRQALADKMWEDGQNYEPLVANVTENENVNGESDTFAAAIEEFTLPFPIPKEGINGDSSSSKAPKRAKLNNDDDLIHLMTRLDDLTKAIEKSGSSDTHVPEDLWGNLMHLPGFQEAYLTHYYAHLIENPAIARAFNKLSMSNKMIWVSRHISVSEEENANGESDTFAAAVEEFTLPFPIPKEGNTGDSSSSKAPKRAKLNTDDELIHLMTRLDDLTKAIEKSGSSDTDVPEDLWGNLMVLPGFQEAYLTHYYAHLVENPATATAFNKLSMSNKMIWVSRYISSHLSG; via the exons ATGTCTTTTGGACCAGAATGGGCCATATTATCCTTCAGGCCAG AAAGGATTATGTGCATCAGCTTCTCTTGGTGGGTTAGCAGTAGAGCATTACAGCCGATTTCTCTGTGCATCATCACAACTTCTCTACCAATAATTCCTATGTATGAAGTGCACCATCCCACAGATCTCCATTTTCAG TGTAAGCTTATTCTGGGGATGCTGATGCCTGCTCAGGATATGCCAGAGAACAGACTGAAGAATGTGGAGTATTCTTCTGAATCTTCTTGTTTGGATTGGGCCCGCAGTACGTGTACGTCTGTGTACCATCCTTTGAAGTCACATCTATGGACCGCCTCTACACTAACT ATGAACAATGATAAGCTTAGAAGGAGAAGGATGATGCTTATAAGGGCCGCTGCATCCGTGGCTTCATGTATGGTTACGTTGTATGTCCAGTCTAGACCaaagaggaagaaagagagTGTTGCCTATGGCCCAATAGAGGAGAGGGACAAGAACAGAATTGCCTTCCTAAATAATCAGATTTACAAGGATGATATAACTTGTCTGAGAACGCTAAGGCTTATGAGGGCTCCTTTCTTCCGCTTGTGTCAAGTTTTGAGGGAGCGCTCTTTGCTCCATGATACCATCCATATATCCATTGAGGAGCAAGTTGCCATGTTCTTGATTACAGTAGGGCACAACCTTAGGAATAGGGAAGTAGGTGCTATTTTTAATAGGTCCGGTGAACCAGTTAGTCGCTATTTTGGACTAGTCCTCCATGCCATAGGTGAGCTAAGGGATGAGCTTATTAGGCCGCCGTCATTGGAGACCCCAACCAAAATTGCTGGCAACCCAAGATGGGACCCATACTTTAAG GATTGTGTTGGAGCCATTGATAGTACACAGATACAAGCTTCTGTCAGTAAAAACATGGAGGCAGCCTTCTGTGGTAAGAAGTCATCTGCAGGACAAAATGTGATCGCGGCCATTGATTTTGACCTTCGCTTCACTTATGTGCTGGCTGGTTGCGATGCGTCTGCACATGATGATGCCGTTTTAATGGATGCAATTGAGTGCGAGAATGGCTTACGTGTTCCTGAAg GTAAATTCTACTTAGTGGATGCTGGATATGGAGCCAAACCTGGATTTCTGCCACCATTCTGCGGGGTGAGATATTACTTGAATGAGTGGGGGAACAACCCTGCGCAAGATGCAAGGGAATTGTTCAATCTTAGGCACTCATCTCTACGAGTGACCGTAGAACGTGCATTCTCATCACTCAAGCGGCGATTTAAAATTCTCGACGATGCAGCCCCATTCTTTCCCCCTGCTACTCAAACAGATGCTGTAATAGCTTGTGTCATCCTCCACAACTGGATTCTTTCCCAAGGCACTGACTGTTTCATTCTACCAGAGAGTTCTTGGGCACCTAATTCTCCTAGTTCTCAAAGGGAGCAAGCACATGACCATAGGCACATGGTTGAGTTCCGACAAGCTCTTGCCGATAAAATGTGGGAAGACGGCCAAAACTATGAGCCTCTTGTTGCCAATGTGACTGAGAATGAAAATGTCAATGGAGAAAGCGACACTTTTGCTGCAGCTATTGAAGAGTTTACACTGCCTTTTCCTATTCCCAAAGAGGGGATCAACGGTGATTCCTCAAGCAGTAAAGCACCGAAAAGGGCCAAGTTAAACAACGACGATGATTTGATACATCTGATGACCCGCCTTGATGACCTTACCAAAGCTATAGAGAAGTCTGGTTCTTCAGATACACATGTCCCCGAAGACCTTTGGGGTAACTTGATGCATCTCCCTGGATTTCAAGAGGCATATCTTACCCATTACTATGCTCATTTAATTGAGAATCCTGCAATTGCTAGAGCATTCAACAAGCTTAGCATGTCTAACAAAATGATTTGGGTTTCTAGACATATTAGCGTGTCTGAGGAAGAAAATGCCAATGGAGAAAGTGACACTTTTGCTGCAGCTGTTGAAGAGTTTACACTGCCTTTTCCTATTCCCAAAGAGGGCAACACTGGTGATTCCTCAAGCAGTAAAGCACCAAAAAGGGCTAAGTTAAACACTGACGATGAGTTGATACATCTGATGACTCGCCTTGATGACCTTACCAAAGCTATAGAGAAGTCCGGTTCTTCAGATACAGATGTCCCTGAAGACCTTTGGGGTAACTTGATGGTTCTCCCTGGATTTCAAGAGGCATATCTTACCCATTACTATGCTCACTTGGTTGAGAATCCTGCAACTGCTACAGCATTCAACAAGCTTAGCATGTCTAACAAAATGATTTGGGTTTCTAGATATATTAGCAGCCACCTTTCTGGGTAG